In the Wyeomyia smithii strain HCP4-BCI-WySm-NY-G18 chromosome 2, ASM2978416v1, whole genome shotgun sequence genome, one interval contains:
- the LOC129720177 gene encoding uncharacterized protein LOC129720177, with amino-acid sequence MVYRCGETLQWALLSFLEIPQYPNTSPDKRSGTAISTLAQDLINRLGFRSKSSPTMETRFTRRRPMRSPEEGAPTGAGPGTGDRASGQRLEDDEVQERPSRQRAQPVNYTQYRQGSDRHHPGNAAPANDAATDRRQSLTLAGRPRQRIMWTREMNMYVIRCHYVCTRLETDMSGRSRMLDMFNERFPRYANQIDRNKLYTRRRAILTNNMLTAAELDTIKLEVQRELWSTGNRSSDMSRRSSVGLDLTVDMPVEEPAEELATPEPTVSLEQQLRDELAFHMDAAVTQFRGTDPLSRHRIPKLQYTYRLTNAVSILNRDILSQYSEVVQNLEELQCMVYCAAVTVVRTLGLRTYPQEILDTHVQRLSALAKRMRRYSECSKRKEQNRMFRTNEREFYNHIQNRTDYSEGLPEIGEVTQFWANLWENPAQHNNNGMWLVEEEEYSGGIERMPVVAVSAQDIREATRYTRNWAAPGPDFVHNFWYKKFSTVHGRIADCFNRVLRDPQELPEFITKGVTYLLPKDRNTADPAKYRPITCLSSLYKVLSSVITRKIQDHCDANQVMTEEQKGCRKNTQGCKDQVIIDAVIVGQASRKQRNLGMAYIDYKKAYDSVPHPYLIKVLELYKIDDGVIRLMQHAMGRWNTSLHVTDGATVLRSRTISIRRGIFQGDTFSPLWFCLAMNPLSRALNRCSYGYQLKSGTTSTTVTHTFYMDDLKLFAETKEKLQLLLQLVSTFSNDICMEFGIDKCRLVNLHRGKVVDADSFRINEREEIRCMVEGESYKYLGFLQLKDRTVVYGPASTALHGRPSPYHASVCEPTAGLRCMTPLARAMVEHRHRTDVAGSQCTVPLGPYADR; translated from the exons ATGGTCTATCGATGTGGCGAGACCTTACAGTGGGCCCTGTTGAGTTTCCTAGAAATACCACAATATCCGAATACCAGTCCTGACAAGCGAAGTGGTACCGCCATAAGTACCTTAGCCCAAGACCTCATCAACCGGTTAGGCTTCCGATCAAAAAGTTCACCCACAATGGAGACACGATTCACTAGAAGAAGACCCATGCGATCGCCCGAGGAGGGAGCCCCTACTGGAGCTGGTCCTGGAACGGGGGACAGAGCGAGCGGCCAGCGTCTGGAGGATGACGAGGTGCAAGAGCGGCCCTCCAGGCAACGGGCTCAGCCCGTAAACTATACGCAATACAGACAAGGCAGCGATAGACATCACCCAGGCAATGCTGCACCTGCTAACGATGCTGCAACTGACCGCCGTCAGTCGCTCACTTTGGCAGGCCGCCCACGGCAGCGGATCATGTGGACGAGAGAGATGAACATGTACGTGATTCGTTGCCACTACGTTTGCACGAGATTGGAGACGGATATGTCTGGCAGGTCTAGAATGCTGGACATGTTCAATGAGCGGTTCCCACGATATGCCAACCAGATTGATCGGAACAAGCTGTACACCCGACGACGAGCAATACTGACGAATAATATGCTCACAGCCGCCGAGTTGGACACAATCAAGCTGGAAGTGCAGAGGGAACTTTGGAGTACAGGGAACAGATCGAGCGATATGTCGAGAAGGAGTTCTGTTGGGCTGGATCTAACCGTAGACATGCCAGTAGAGGAGCCAGCAGAAGAGCTGGCTACTCCAGAACCAACAGTGAGCCTGGAACAACAGCTACGAGACGAACTAGCTTTCCATATGGATGCGGCGGTTACACAGTTTCGGGGAACGGATCCCTTATCCCGACACAGGATACCAAAGCTTCAGTATACCTACCGGCTGACGAATGCAGTAAGCATCCTTAACCGGGATATTCTGTCACAGTATTCGGAAGTCGTGCAGAACCTAGAGGAACTGCAGTGCATGGTGTATTGTGCAGCTGTAACCGTCGTGAGAACGCTGGGATTGCGCACCTACCCCCAAG AGATCCTCGACACCCACGTACAGCGGTTAAGTGCTCTTGCTAAACGGATGCGACGTTATAGTGAATGTTCGAAGCGGAAAGAACAAAATCGGATGTTCAGGACTAACGAACGAGAGTTCTACAATCACATTCAGAACAGAACGGACTACAGCGAGGGACTCCCTGAGATTGGCGAAGTAACACAGTTTTGGGCCAATTTATGGGAGAACCCCGCTCAACACAATAACAACGGGATGTGGTTGGTAGAAGAAGAGGAGTACAGTGGTGGAATTGAACGCATGCCCGTTGTAGCAGTTTCCGCCCAGGATATTCGTGAGGCTACACGGTATACCAGGAACTGGGCAGCACCAGGACCTGATTTTGTGCACAATTTCTGGTATAAAAAGTTCTCCACAGTCCATGGGCGCATAGCGGATTGTTTCAACAGGGTGCTGAGAGATCCCCAAGAGCTCCCTGAATTCATCACTAAAGGGGTAACTTATCTTCTACCCAAGGACCGTAATACAGCTGACCCAGCCAAGTACAGGCCAATAACCTGTTTGTCAAGCTTGTACAAAGTGCTCTCGTCGGTAATTACAAGAAAAATACAGGACCATTGCGACGCCAACCAGGTGATGACCGAAGAACAGAAAGGCTGCCGGAAAAACACGCAAGGCTGCAAAGACCAAGTCATCATTGATGCAGTTATTGTTGGTCAGGCAAGCCGGAAACAGAGAAACCTTGGCATGGCGTACATCGACTATAAGAAGGCATACGACTCGGTACCCCATCCGTACCTCATCAAGGTACTTGAGTTGTATAAAATAGACGATGGCGTCATCAGGTTGATGCAGCACGCAATGGGACGATGGAATACGTCGCTCCACGTTACCGACGGGGCAACGGTATTGCGGTCCAGAACTATCAGCATAAGAAGGGGGATTTTCCAAGGCGATACCTTTAGTCCGCTTTGGTTTTGCCTTGCAATGAACCCCCTTAGCAGAGCACTCAACCGATGCAGCTATGGCTACCAATTGAAAAGTGGGACAACGAGTACAACAGTAACCCACACTTTCTACATGGACGATCTGAAGCTGTTTGCGGAAACTAAAGAGAAACTGCAACTTCTACTGCAGCTGGTATCGACGTTCAGCAACGATATTTGTATGGAGTTTGGTATCGATAAATGTCGACTAGTCAACCTCCATCGAGGTAAAGTGGTGGACGCCGACAGTTTCCGCATCAACGAGAGAGAGGAGATACGATGTATGGTTGAAGGTGAATCGTACAAGTACCTTGGATTCCTGCAACTGAAAG ACCGAACCGTAGTGTACGGACCGGCTAGCACGGCATTGCATGGTCGACCGTCACCCTACCATGCATCAGTGTGCGAGCCAACAGCCGGTCTGCGGTGTATGACTCCGCTAGCGCGCGCGATGGTCGAGCATCGTCATCGTACCGATGTAGCCGGCTCGCAGTGTACGGTTCCGCTTGGCCCGTATGCTGATCGGTGA